The Prunus dulcis chromosome 3, ALMONDv2, whole genome shotgun sequence genome segment tttgaattttttgtatgGGGAGTAAAGTGTTCCGAAAGTGTAATGTTAGGAATGGTTAAGATTTGGATTGGGATTTGAAATGAGTTAGAATGTCCGCCCAATATAGAAATGCATTGGTGGGTTGTGTGCATTATCTGTGCAATGTTATAATCGAGGGCTGATGCACTTGCAAGTAGTGTCGTGCAATTGCATATCATATGCAATTACTAAGCAACTGTGTGCAAATCCTGGtccccatatttttttaattaagcaATGTGATGTTGTAGTGTTTACTGGGTTTACGGGGTTTACGGGGTTTAGGGTGTATTAGGCTTTGGATTAGTATTCAAATGATCGGCGCTAGAGAGAATTGCATGATAGTGTTTTGTACTTGATTTGTGCAAGTTATGGAAGCTCAAAAAAGGGGATCAGCGAAAGGAAAGCGCAAGGCCGAGAGTACTTGCAACAAACAAGAGTTGGCCGAGatgcattttttaatttcatgtaaGTTACACATACATCTAGAAATTGGAAATGTGGTTGCTTAATAttataatggttttttttataaaaaataaatgatttacaggaaaaaagaacGACATGAAATGGGGAAAGTGGCCAATGCAAAGTTGGACCATAAGGTGAGAGATGACAATGATTTGGtcagtttattaattattttattaagaaggGTATATTcatgagaattttttatttcaggtACAAGAAGAGATTAGTAATAAGTGGAGGAAATTGAACAATcaacaccatcatcatcacccaCCCCCTTCTTCTTAGGCATGGAGGAGCCTCTTGAGCTACCAACCATTGAATGTGACATTATTTGGGTTTTCGTTTTTCTCTTTTAGGTTGTGTATGAGTAATGTTATTAGTAAAAGAGGTGGAAATGTTTGAGTTGAAATGTATAGGAAGTAACTCCTAAAATAATCCTTCGTCTGTAGTTGGTAGCTGGTATTTGGTACTTGGTACTTTGGATTGGGTTCCTTTTTCGTTAGAAGGTCAAAGTTTTCTAAACAAATGCACCTACTTGCGTTTGGTTGAACACATACCCGTTTGTTcgaaaaagtaagttggttgggcCCATCTTTCTGGGGAACGGTCAACTTTACTGAACGAACGCAACTCTTGCGTTCACTTGAACCAACACCAGGTTCATTAGAAAAAGTCATTTGATTGGACTCATTTTTAGGCGAACGGGttactttactcaacgaacgcaacgCTTACGTTCAGTAGAACAAGCACTCCGtttctttgaaaaagaaagtttgttggatttattttttcagcgaACATCAAACTTTCCTCCACGAACGCACATGTTGCATTTGTGTGAAAAAGTAatccgtttgtttgaaaaagtaaggtggttgaGGCATGTTTTCTGcgaacgggtaacttttctcaagGAACGCACGTATGGCGTTCGTCTGAACAAATACCCTGttggtttaaaaaagtaaCAATGACGGCGGGGCTTTTTCTGAGGAACGTCGAGTATTTCTGAACGAAAGCAAATCCTTGCGTTCATTTGAACAAACGCCCCTTTTGTTTAGAAAAGTAAGTTTGTTGGGGCCTTTTTTAGGGGAACGGGTAACTTTACTGAACGAACGCAATCATTGCGTTCGCTGGAACAAACattccgtttgtttgaaaaagtaaggtggttggatttcttttttcggCGAACATAAAACTTTCCTCAGCGAACGCACCTGTTGCGTTTGTGTGAAAAAGTATTCAGTTtacttgaaaaagtaaggtggttggggcatgttttcggcgaacgggtaacttttctcaagGAACGCACGTATTGCGTTCTTGTGAACAAATACTCTGTTAGtttaaaaaagtaactatGTTGGCCTTCTTTTTCGGCGGAACGTCGAGTATTTCTGAACGAAAGCAAACCCTTGCGTTCATTTGAACAAACGCCCCGTTTGTTTAGAAAAGTAAGTTTGTTGGGCCCTTTTTTAGGGGAACGGGTAACTTTACTAAACGAACGCAACCCTTGCGTTCGCTAGAACAAACattccgtttgtttgaaaaagtaagtttgttggatttattttttcggCGAACATAAAACTTTCCTCAGCGAACGCACGTGTTGCGTTTGTGTGAAAAAGAATTCAGTTtacttgaaaaagtaaggtggttggggcatgttttcggcgaacgggtaacttttctcaagGAACGCACGTATTGCGTTCCTGTGAACAAATACTCTGTTAGtttaaaaaagtaactatGTAGGCCTTCTTTTTCGGCGGAACGTCGAGTATTTCTGAACGAAAGCAAACCCTTGCGTTCATTTGAACAAACGCCCCATTTGTTTAGAAAAGTAAGTTTGTTGGGCCCTTTTTTAGGGGAACGGGTAACTTTACTGAACGAACGCAACCCTTGCGTTCGCTAGAACAAACACcccatttgtttgaaaaaataagtttgttggatatatttttttggggaaCATAAAACTTTCCTCAACGAACGCACCTGTTGCGTTCGTATGAAAAAGTATTCTGTTTTCTTGAAAAGGTAAGGTGGTCGGGGCATGTTTTCAGcgaacgggtaacttttcCCCAGGAACGCAGGTATTGCGTTTGTCTGAACAAATACTCTGTTAGTTTAAAAAAGTTAGTTGGCTGGGTTAATTTTTCCGGATAACCCTTGCGTTAGCATTTGAAACCCTCCATTCTATTATAAAAGGGCATTTGAGTGACTGCCTCTTTGACTCTATCCATTACAAATGCatggcttcctcttcaaaCCAACCTCATGTTGTCAACAACCCAAAACAGCAAGGTTGGGATCCAAATGATCCCAAAGTTCATGTTACGACTAACTTCTGTAACCATGTTCCACATGATTTGCGTCCATGTGAACTTTGCAAGGATCATTTCGTACCTTTCATTTGATAGTACAAAAAATAGGTCTACTTATGccagtagaaaaaaaaaaagaaaaaaaaaagatccatttttcctttttagggGTTTGCGTACAGTCACTCTCGCATTGCATCAACGTCGTGCAATTGTATGTTTATAATGCAAAAGCCGACCGGCTGTGTGCAAACTAAAGATAGCTTAAGacatctttaaaattttgaacaaaaatacTACCATATTGAAGAAAATCTTTGACATAATGAGATAGAAAATCTACTAAATCCAAATGGAGCAGATGCACACAAAGTTGCAGTCATGAACTGATGAAAACTTCCTTCTCCTGCAAAATAtgtgaaaaatggagaagctgggatgggtttgattgatttttgggtttaattgatttttcatgtttgggtTTGATGGAGCTGTGTTTGATTCTTGATGTCTtggtttgattgatttttgatgtttgtgtttcttttagactgggaagagagagagagagagagagagagagagagagagagagagagagagagagagagagagagagctgagggAATGGGGGAGGGGGAGAAAAAAACAGTAATTAGAATGAACTACAACAACCAAATAATGAGAGAACCTCAAAATACAACCAATCAAATTCTATAATGACAATTACCCAAATTGAAGTAGATAATTAAAGTTTCAGAATTCTAATAGTgcaactaaaaaagaaaattatcgctttttttttattaaaataaaaaacattaCAATCATGAAGCATCAAACTTAAACTGAATACAGaacaggaaagaaaaaaattgcaacCAAATGTTCCTATTATAGGAAAAGGGACTAATATAGGAGTTCAAttgggaaaatggaaatattaGAAGCCTTTAAGGCTTTTTATACAAAGAGAAAACAGATATCACACAAAACATTAACAAATTTCATACGGCAACTCTGTACTTAAACTAACTCTTTacccaaaaaaggaaaagaaaagaaaaagtagagCTATACTAATTATTTCTCCGCTAAAAAGACAATCATCTGCTATTTCGTggaatttgtatgtttgtctGCTAAACATGTTTTGTTCTCACAACCTGTTGTGTGTAATCTAACTGCTGGTTGCCTGTGAAGATCCTTTAACTTCGTCAACAATTTCCTCCTGGTTGTGTCCTCCTCCTTTGCAAATATTAGTAATGTATATACCTTAAATGCTTCACAGCTTTATCTCTTAATTGTTCCcctctgaaattttttgactTCATCCATTATACACAACAAAATAGAATAGATAGTTTAAAGAACAAAACTAATATCAACTAGTGAAAACAGGAATAGTGGCTGAATTTATGTTCTATTGCCAAATCACATACCAAATGTATGCTTCGtaataaaccaaaatgaaGCTATTGATATggcaaacaaataaataagtttaaacaaacaaacaaaggcATAGTCACCCAAAGACTCAATCTTTGGGTTCAAATACTAAAACAATTTATTCAACATATAAAGATGATATAACTTGGATTAAATATCATccaatttgtttctttcttagaAGATCTGCATTAGAAGGTCAGAGCATTTTCAGTCAAATGAAAAGGGAATTTCACAGAAAGTTGAAATAGAAGTAACTCAAAGAAAGCATTTTCTTCACCTAACTGCTTCTAACCCTTCAACTCCTCTGCCAAAAGAATCCcctgagaaaacaaaagaagaacaaaaatcaaagcCTAACCTGGACACAACtctaaataaatgaattaatGAGAAAAGCAGAGATGAAGAGGAGAGCACCGAAAAACTGCAAGCAACTAAAATAAACTGCTGATTATGAATATAACAAAGCTTCTTGAAGCAGACCCATCTAAGCTTATAATCTGCAGTGGAaaagagaatgagaagaatGCCCAAGCAAGCATCCATCCCAGTACTCTtacatggaaaaaaaaattgcatgatCATAATTCTGTAACAGAAATTGACACATTAAATCTAACACAAATAACATGTTAtctaaaaatcaaacaaattaacACTCGAAAAGCAAAAATACCACTCGACATTCCAAATGTCATCTACGAATGGCACATAACTTGTTCATCTCAATGTCAGTACACAATCAAAAACTGGAAGCATCGTGCTATTTGGAGTGTAACACCAAAAAAGTGGCCTGAAAAAGGAGTCTTACTCCGTGCGATAACTGGTATAAAACTATGAATAGCACACAATAAACAACAGAACGAAGAAACCTTGATACAATTAACATGACTATtgcaaattcaaaaagaaacaaatgaccAAAACTCTGATGCACAATTCTCTCCACTGGGATAGAGGCTTCTTGAACAGAAAAAATTGTGCAGCAACTCGTGAGaaactcaccaccaccattgtctCGAATGCCCATATGGTAGCCAAGATCAAAATCAAGAAGTGCAGTACCACCATTGCATACCCAACATGAGTGTGACATTTCAGCAAACAAATGGAGAGCATGTGGTGATATGCCAGATGtatcaaccccaaaacccaattgctTCCAAGCTTCTTCATTAAGATTCTTCAAAGACAAAAACCGAGTAATCTTCTGAATTGAACCGATGGAAAAAGAAGACAACTAAGCAAGCAAACCTTGCGTGGATGGTGATTCCGGAATCGGCGATGTCCGATGGCTGTTGCATCTCGGCGTTGGCAGAGGTGAGACGCCCAGATTCTGATTTGGGGACATAGATGAGGATTGGATttccaagagagagagatagatcGCAAAGACAAGCAGCTTCCACGCACGCCAGGGCTTCCGCACGTTCGTTGAAGCTTTTCACTTGTTTTCTGAGTCACTTGTATGTCATGATATTTAATAACAAAGGGCTCAACAAGTCTTCAGGTCATTCAATCTCAGCCCTTCATTTTTAAGATGCAATACTGACCTTTGGATAACCAGCTGCACCGATACAGCTGAGGCACCACAAAATTTTCGTTGGTCATAATCGATGCGGGCCCCACAGCAAGTGTGTGAACGTTCCTGGTTATTACGTTTGcgttgacaaaaagaaaactaaattgATCCTTATTATAGGTATGCCACATATCATCGTTCAGAGCTAGTTTGGTCATTCTTCACTGTTCATTATTTATCAAACATAAACTCTGCCTAAGTGTCATCAACAGTTTACAATTTGTGATCGTTTATCATTTTACTGAGTTATATATTGCAGGTCTTGGTGCTGGTCTTGGACTGTTACTTTTGCTTATCGGCGCATGGTTGGGATACAGATTCCTAAAGAAACGCCATATCATGAAACGCAAGGAGATGTTCTTCAAGCGAAATGGTGGATTATTATTAGAGAAACAATTGTCGTCAGGTGAAGTTAATGTTGAGAAAATCAAGCTATTCAAATCAAAGGAGTTGGAGAAGTCCACTGACAATTTCAATACTGATAGAATTCTTGGCCAGGGAGGCCAAGGTACTGTTTACAAAGGCATGCTGACTGATGGAAGAATTGTTGCTGtgaaaaaatctaaaataGTGGACGAAAGCCAACTTTCAGATTTCATCAATGAGGTTGTCATTCTTTCACAAATCAACCACAGAAATGTCGTTCAACTATTGGGTTGTTGTTTGGAGACGGAGGTTCCCATTTTGGTTTATGAATTTATACCTAACGGAAACCTTTCCCAGTATATCCATGAGCAGAATGAGGAGTTCCCACTTACATGGGAAGTTCGCTTACGAATTGCCTTGGAAGTTGCAGGAGCTCTTTCCTACTTACATGCTTCAGCTGCCTTTCCCATTTATCACAGAGACATCAAGTCTACCAACATACTCTTGGACGCAAAATACAGAGCAAAAGTTGCTGACTTCGGAACTTCAAGATCAGTTGCCATTGACCAAACTCACCTCACCACACTTGTACACGGCACATTTGGTTACTTGGACCCCGAATACTTTCAATCAAGCCAATTTAAGGAGAAAAGTGACGTGTATAGCTTTGGAGTTGTCCTTGTTGAGCTCTTGACAGGGCAAAAACCAATTTCTTTTAGAAGGTCACAAGAAGAAGGCAAAAGTCTTGCCACATACTTCATTACTTCGATG includes the following:
- the LOC117620892 gene encoding wall-associated receptor kinase-like 1, which produces MKRKEMFFKRNGGLLLEKQLSSGEVNVEKIKLFKSKELEKSTDNFNTDRILGQGGQGTVYKGMLTDGRIVAVKKSKIVDESQLSDFINEVVILSQINHRNVVQLLGCCLETEVPILVYEFIPNGNLSQYIHEQNEEFPLTWEVRLRIALEVAGALSYLHASAAFPIYHRDIKSTNILLDAKYRAKVADFGTSRSVAIDQTHLTTLVHGTFGYLDPEYFQSSQFKEKSDVYSFGVVLVELLTGQKPISFRRSQEEGKSLATYFITSMQLDRLFEILDAEVVKGGSKADIILVANLARRCLNLSGRKRPTMREVTAELERIQMSEKTSNGGENYEEVEYVRTDSIEPWDVASSSTGTGPGLDGGPSSSLHEIPLLPYKSW